The following are from one region of the Coffea eugenioides isolate CCC68of chromosome 2, Ceug_1.0, whole genome shotgun sequence genome:
- the LOC113762692 gene encoding pentatricopeptide repeat-containing protein At5g66520-like yields the protein MGTATTAELPYHLAPESHLGQKHLPTFNLSQKTILDLLNTRCSNSYEHLKQVHALVVKTGHLQDHFVAGTLVKCYANPQFGSLDCSIKVVQQVPNPNVFVWNSMIKGCLDNEEHRKALSFYYRMVVLSCRTNNYTYPPLFKACSMEQAVEEGLQIHAHVVKNSFVEDGHVRCSGIQMYASFGRVDDARKLLDAGGETDVVCCNAMIDGYMKCGDVDAARGFFEEMVNKNIGSWNAMINGFMINGMIDKAKDYFNEMPEKDEISWSVMLDGYNRGGQFKEALEVFTEMQRENVKLRKFILSSALATCTNLGALDQGKWIHTYIRRNSIPLDAVLGTSLLDMYAKCGRIDLAWDIFESMKQKKVFSWNAMIGALAMHGRAEDAFDLFFQMQRERFKPNDITFVTILNACAHAGLVDEGMKYLNDMKEVYGVEPTVEHYGCAVDILGRAGLLGEALELINSMPMKPNAAVWGTLLGACRIHKNIELAEKVGRILLEMEPENSGRYALLSNIYAKAGRWDDATKIRMLMKERGVRTIPGRSMIDLDGVVHEFRIGEQTHPQSKDVYLMLGQIMRRLQLAGHVPNTSQVLFDIGEEEKQTALRYHTERLAIAFGLLKTAPGSTIHVTNNLRVCEDCHSVVKLISKIYSRQIILRDRVRYHHFSDGHCSCKDFW from the coding sequence ATGGGCACAGCCACGACAGCAGAGTTACCTTATCACCTTGCACCAGAAAGCCATTTAGGCCAAAAGCACTTGCCTACTTTCAATCTATCCCAGAAAACTATTTTAGATCTTTTGAACACAAGATGCAGTAATTCTTATGAACACCTGAAGCAGGTTCACGCCTTGGTAGTAAAAACTGGCCATCTTCAGGACCATTTTGTTGCTGGAACTCTGGTCAAGTGCTATGCAAATCCTCAATTTGGTAGCTTAGACTGTTCGATCAAAGTTGTGCAACAGGTTCCCAATCCAAATGTTTTCGTTTGGAACTCAATGATTAAAGGGTGTCTAGATAATGAAGAGCACCGTAAGGCACTATCATTTTACTACAGGATGGTAGTTCTGAGTTGTAggactaataattatacataccCGCCTCTGTTTAAGGCTTGCAGCATGGAACAAGCTGTTGAAGAAGGTCTGCAAATTCATGCTCATGTGGTAAAGAACTCTTTTGTTGAAGATGGCCATGTTAGATGTTCTGGGATTCAGATGTATGCATCTTTTGGACGGGTTGATGATGCTCGAAAACTGCTTGATGCTGGTGGGGAAACAGATGTAGTCTGTTGCAATGCTATGATTGATGGCTATATGAAATGTGGGGATGTTGATGCTGCAAGAGGGTTCTTTGAGGAAATGGTGAATAAGAACATTGGCTCTTGGAACGCGATGATTAATGGTTTCATGATAAATGGAATGATTGACAAGGCAAAAGATTATTTCAATGAAATGCCAGAGAAAGATGAGATTTCTTGGAGTGTCATGTTGGATGGCTATAATAGAGGAGGACAATTCAAGGAGGCTTTGGAAGTTTTCACAGAAATGCAAAGGGAAAATGTCAAGCTAAGGAAATTCATTCTCTCGAGCGCTCTCGCTACATGTACAAATTTGGGGGCTCTTGACCAAGGGAAATGGATTCATACTTACATAAGGAGAAATTCAATCCCATTGGATGCAGTATTAGGAACTTCTTTGTTAGACATGTATGCTAAATGCGGACGTATTGACTTGGCATGGGATATTTTTGAGAGCATGAAACAGAAAAAGGTCTTTTCTTGGAATGCAATGATTGGGGCACTTGCCATGCATGGTAGAGCAGAGGATGCATTTGACCTCTTCTTCCAGATGCAGAGGGAGAGGTTCAAGCCAAATGACATCACTTTTGTGACTATTCTCAATGCATGTGCTCATGCTGGATTGGTAGATGAAGGTATGAAGTACTTAAACGACATGAAAGAAGTGTATGGAGTTGAACCCACTGTGGAGCACTATGGCTGTGCTGTTGATATTTTGGGCAGGGCTGGGCTTCTTGGTGAAGCACTTGAACTGATAAACTCTATGCCCATGAAGCCAAATGCAGCTGTTTGGGGAACACTTCTAGGTGCTTGCAGGATTCACAAAAACATCGAGTTGGCTGAGAAAGTGGGGAGAATCTTGCTTGAGATGGAGCCAGAAAATAGCGGGCGCTATGCATTGCTATCAAACATCTATGCAAAGGCAGGAAGATGGGATGATGCTACGAAAATCAGAATGCTAATGAAAGAAAGGGGGGTAAGAACAATTCCTGGAAGAAGCATGATTGACCTGGATGGGGTGGTCCATGAATTCAGAATAGGAGAGCAAACACATCCACAATCGAAGGATGTCTACTTGATGTTGGGACAGATCATGAGAAGACTTCAATTGGCAGGCCATGTACCAAATACATCACAGGTCTTGTTTGATATTGGTGAAGAAGAGAAACAAACTGCCCTCAGATACCACACTGAAAGACTTGCAATAGCTTTTGGACTACTTAAAACTGCACCAGGATCAACTATTCATGTCACAAACAATCTTAGAGTATGTGAGGATTGCCACTCTGTTGTCAAGCttatttccaaaatatacagcaGGCAAATAATTTTGAGAGATCGTGTGCGATATCATCATTTCAGTGATGGGCATTGTTCTTGCAAGGACTTCTGGTAG